In Cyclopterus lumpus isolate fCycLum1 chromosome 17, fCycLum1.pri, whole genome shotgun sequence, a genomic segment contains:
- the rb1cc1 gene encoding RB1-inducible coiled-coil protein 1 has product MKLYVFQVNNGSTLTFDTDLAVQTVLELKHAIQAKYKVAVQHQVLVVNGGECMAAERRVCSYSAGTETNPIFLFNKEMILCDRDPTIPKTTFSIESEIQVKVEESLLMPAVFHTVASRTQLALEMFEVAKKLCSFCERLVHDEHMQHQGWAAIMANLDDCTLSYQKLLVKFDTSYTNYQHDLEEIKIKLSKLGTSVSVMARIPLLECLTRHSYRESMEKSSPTPGKDSDETEGEKSTDSVLRGTDAQRPSKSSASSPASGRATCEPPGNQETKKMTDSGGLRAALLDDDDDDDDDDDDDEDDDDDDDDSPEFTNPSCFNVTLLDWINVQDRPNDVESVVRKCFDSINRLDPRIIQPFLTDCRDTISKLDNQNMKAIKGLEDRLYALDQMIASCKKLVNEQKELAQGFLANQKRAENLKDTSVLPDLCLSHTNQLMIMLNNHRKLLDIKKKCTTAKQELANNLQVRLKWCCYVMLHADQDGEKLQALLRLLTELIERVRVVDALSTVPQMYCLAVVEVVRRKMFMRHYREWAYALVKDGKRLYEAEKFKRESFGKLFRKSFLRNRLFRGLDSWPPTSFCTRKPRRFDDELPDISLDDLQYLKSCCPLEVQPFLMVPTMCDFEPLNRHVETLHRLVQAAQSVDEMSQTITELLSEQRISFSQRSSMLTPQSGSVPGTTTPRSSKTPSSLSLQGPSCQPLLVPVPAPLEDLSPDSIDAQTFDFETIGHPNMDPVLQQGSLDLDSLAESPESDFMSAVNEFVIEENLTSPNPISDPVSPEMMVESLYSSVINAIDNKRMQDTTILERENSRITVLKQVIEKYRSAAEESHSNFRSVKDDLHHLRGMVLKEQHDFGFVLRNLTTEVSNIVDSICQTQKLELKEQHQSELLSLRQELEKQVQTLTEENQVNQNIVRDVQRAMLELEGLMERKEKELTQLESEKERCAQTEGNQTERIKSLEQMMSDQTEEIKTLSTSRDSLTSQLENLHFEIERSQQKIRQELEDVERSHLKEMEDKMKREHTANLETLAKVNQEALEHLAAENSATSSEAAERHAAALQEKENHTKDLEARVTELAELRCKVEVELAFKESETEELRLLFEEAKAQQAETVKAQVEAATEVLSEELADVKKQLHVKNEEYEVDLAELRSLMRLEKDHCISELVDAHEDEAILLRNELISLQRQVREADENHAEQQQKLEQAGALNEEKEERFRSFQELEQELRTAIDDLQADNDLLSKKIEQDRQATETDLGKELTSKVASPDALNELEQQKKDMEKRLLDKIRQLEDELHGRRSSKSDEGLPLHAEGRADAGAPLSLDSALQERLQQERACLQSQMDLLEKKKNEEMQNLKTSLIAEQQTNFNTVLTREKLKKEQIINELTEKWRTVTQQQEKDKALIETLSEDRASVMQEKKHLEEELNRLRGAALVSSAFFSPRPSSGRETSEAGAPPVAGAFSCEPEADRLASVAAIPDDEQVDSAAEASMVTVHDIVLMSEEKQRILLLERTLHMKEEENKRLSQRLMSQSMSSVSSRHSDKIAIRDFQVGDLVLIILDERHDNYVLFTVGPTLYFLHSESLTALDLKPATGTSRRPWVLGKVMEKEYCQAKKAQNRFKVPLGTKFYRVKAVPWNRKV; this is encoded by the exons ATGAAGTTGTATGTGTTCCAGGTCAACAATGGCAGCACATTGACATTTGACACTGATCTTGCTGTCCAAAC tgTACTGGAGCTTAAACATGCCATCCAAGCCAAATATAAGGTTGCAGTTCAACATCAAGTCCTTGTTGTCAATGGAGGGGAATGTATGGCTGCAGAGAGGCGGGTCTGCAGCTACAGTGCTGGCACT GAAACCAACCCCATATTCCTGTTCAACAAAGAGATGATCTTGTGTGACCGGGATCCAACGATCCCCAAAACCACCTTCTCGATTGAGAGTGAGATTCAGGTTAAAGTAGAGGAGTCTCTACTGATGCCAGCGGTCTTTCACACTGTTGCCTCGCGAACACAACTTGCTCTG GAAATGTTTGAAGTTGCCAAGAAACTTTGCTCTTTCTGTGAACGGTTGGTTCACGATGAACACATGCAACACCAAGGCTGGGCTGCCATCATGGCTAATCTGGACGACTGCACTTTGTCTTATCAAAAGTTGCTCGTCAAATTTGACACTTCGTACACAAACTATCAACATGACCTGGAGGAAATTAAGATCAAACTCTCAAA GTTAGGGACATCGGTTTCTGTAATGGCGAGGATACCTCTGCTGGAATGTTTGACAAGACACAGTTACAGAGAGAGCATGGAGAAGTCAAGTCCGACCCCGGGGAAGGATTCGGACGAGACGGAAGGAGAAAAATCCACGGACTCTGTGCTCCGCGGCACCGATGCACAACGGCCCTCCAAGTCGTCAGCCTCCTCCCCGGCTTCTGGGAGGGCCACGTGTGAGCCACCTGGCAaccaggaaacaaaaaaaatgactgaCAGCGGTGGGCTGAGAGCTGCACTTCTagacgatgacgacgacgatgacgatgacgacgacgatgacgaggatgatgatgatgacgacgacgattCTCCAGAGTTCACCAACCCGTCCTGCTTCAATGTCACACTATTGGACTGGATCAATGTGCAAGACCGACCCAATGATGTGGAATCGGTTGTGAGGAAATGCTTTGACTCCATCAATAGG CTCGACCCTCGTATTATTCAACCCTTCCTGACAGATTGTCGCGACACAATTTCCAAGCTAGATAATCAAAACATGAAAGCCATCAAGGGGCTCGAGGACCGGTTGTACGCTCTAGACCAAATGATTGCAAGCTGTAAGAAGTTGGTGAATGAACAGAAAGAACTTGCTCAG GGATTTCTGGCCAATCAGAAGCGGGCTGAAAACCTGAAGGATACGTCTGTGCTGCCTGATTTGTGTCTGAGTCACACCAACCAGCTGATGATCATGCTGAACAACCACAGGAAGCTGCTTGACATTAAAAAGAAGTGCACCACTGCCAAACAAGAACTTGCAAACAACCTTCAAGTCCGACTTAA ATGGTGCTGCTACGTGATGCTTCATGCGGACCAGGATGGGGAGAAGCTTCAGGCTCTACTCAGACTTCTGACGGAGCTAATAGAAAGAGTGAGGGTGGTAGATGCCCTCAGCACTGTGCCCCAGATGTACTGCTTGGCGGTGGTTGAAGTCGTCCGGCGGAAAATGTTCATGCGCCACTACAGAGAG TGGGCTTACGCGCTCGTGAAGGACGGGAAACGACTGTACGAGGCGGAGAAGTTCAAAAGAGAATCCTTTGGTAAACTCTTCA GGAAGTCTTTCCTCAGGAATCGTTTGTTTAGAGGACTCGATTCATGGCCTCCAACATCGTTTTGT ACACGAAAGCCCAGAAGGTTTGACGACGAGCTTCCCGACATCTCCCTTGACGACCTGCAGTACTTGAAATCTTGTTGTCCTCTAGAGGTGCAGCCGTTCCTGAT GGTTCCCACGATGTGTGACTTCGAGCCCTTAAATCGCCACGTAGAGACGCTTCACAGGCTGGTCCAAGCGGCACAGAGTGTGGACGAGATGTCTCAAACTATTACTGAGCTGCTAAGTGAACAACGG ATATCCTTTAGTCAGAGATCCAGCATGTTGACCCCACAGTCTGGAAGCGTACCTGGGACCACGACGCCGAGGTCCTCCAAAACCCCGTCCTCCCTGAGCCTGCAGGGGCCCAGCTGCCAGCCACTGCTTGTTCCCGTCCCAGCACCGCTAGAGGACCTATCCCCAGACAGCATCGACGCGCAAACATTTGACTTTGAAACGATCGGCCACCCCAACATGGACCCAGTCCTGCAGCAGGGCTCCCTCGACTTGGATTCTCTAGCAGAGAGCCCCGAGTCCGACTTCATGTCTGCTGTCAACGAGTTTGTGATCGAAGAGAACTTGACCTCTCCGAACCCCATCAGTGACCCCGTTAGCCCTGAGATGATGGTGGAGTCGCTGTATTCGTCGGTCATTAACGCCATTGACAACAAGCGCATGCAGGACACCACGATACTCGAGAGGGAGAACTCGAGGATCACTGTGCTAAAACAAGTGATCGAGAAGTACCGATCTGCTGCAGAGGAGTCCCATTCGAACTTCAGAAGCGTGAAGGACGATCTCCATCACTTGAGAGGCATGGTTTTAAAAGAACAGCACGACTTTGGCTTTGTTTTGAGAAATTTGACCACGGAGGTGAGCAACATTGTGGACAGCATCTGCCAAACCCAGAAACTGGAACTGAAGGAGCAGCATCAAAGTGAGCTTCTCTCCCTTCGGCAGGAGCTTGAGAAGCAGGTTCAGACACTGACGGAGGAAAACCAAGTGAACCAGAATATCGTTCGGGACGTCCAGCGCGCAATGCTGGAGCTGGAGGGACTCATGGAGCGCAAAGAGAAAGAGCTCACTCAGCTCGAGAGTGAGAAAGAGCGATGTGCCCAAACGGAGGGTAACCAGACGGAGAGGATCAAAAGCCTCGAGCAGATGATGAGCGATCAAACCGAGGAGATCAAGACCCTCTCGACTTCAAGAGACTCCCTGACCAGCCAGCTTGAAAATCTCCACTTTGAGATCGAACGTAGCCAGCAGAAGATCCGGCAGGAGTTGGAAGATGTCGAGCGGTCTCACTTAAAAGAGATGGAGGACAAAATGAAGCGAGAGCACACGGCGAATCTGGAGACCCTCGCCAAGGTCAACCAGGAGGCTCTGGAACACCTGGCGGCCGAAAACAGTGCAACGTCAAGCGAGGCGGCTGAACGCCACGCCGCTGCACTCCAAGAGAAGGAAAACCACACGAAGGACCTGGAGGCTCGGGTTACCGAGCTCGCAGAACTCCGCTGCAAAGTGGAGGTGGAGTTGGCCTTCAAAGAGTCCGAGACGGAAGAGTTGAGGCTCTTATTTGAGGAGGCCAAGGCGCAGCAGGCCGAGACCGTGAAGGCCCAGGTCGAGGCCGCGACCGAAGTCCTGAGCGAAGAGCTGGCCGACGTCAAAAAACAGCTTCATGTCAAAAACGAGGAGTATGAAGTGGACCTCGCGGAGCTGAGGAGTCTCATGAGGCTCGAGAAGGACCACTGCATCTCGGAGCTGGTGGACGCGCACGAGGACGAGGCCATCTTGTTACGGAACGAGCTCATCTCCCTGCAGCGGCAGGTCCGGGAGGCCGATGAGAACCACgccgagcagcagcagaagcttGAGCAAGCGGGGGCCCTGaacgaagaaaaagaagagcgcTTCCGGAGTTTCCAGGAACTGGAGCAAGAATTGAGGACTGCTATCGACGATTTGCAGGCAGACAACGACCTGCTCTCCAAAAAGATAGAGCAGGACAGACAGGCAACCGAGACAGATTTAGGAAAAGAGTTGACCTCCAAAGTTGCGTCGCCAGATGCTTTGAACGAGTTGGAGCAGCAGAAGAAGGACATGGAGAAGAGGCTGCTCGACAAAATTAGACAACTTGAGGATGAGCTCCACGGGCGACGATCCTCAAAAAG TGACGAAGGGTTGCCGCTGCACGCCGAGGGCCGCGCAGACGCCGGAGCGCCTCTGTCTCTGGACTCGGCGCTGCAGGAGCGGCTGCAGCAGGAGAGGGCCTGCCTGCAGTCCCAGATGGACctcctggagaagaagaagaacgaggaGATGCAGAACCTCAAGACGTCGCTAATCGCGGAGCAGCAG ACTAATTTCAACACTGTTCTGACCCGAGAGAAGCTGAAGAAAGAGCAGATCATCAATGAGCTGACGGAGAAGTGGCGGACAGTTACCCAGCAGCAGGAGAAGGACAAAG CTCTGATCGAGACGCTCTCCGAGGACCGAGCCAGCGTCATGCAGGAGAAGaagcacctggaggaggagctgaaccGCCTGCGCGGCGCCGCGCTGGTGTCGTCCGCCTTCTTCTCGCCTCGCCCGTCGTCGGGTCGGGAGACGTCAGAAGCCGGAGCGCCGCCGGTCGCCGGGGCCTTTTCCTGCGAGCCCGAAGCCGACCGACTGGCCTCTGTGGCGGCCATTCCCGACGACGAGCAGGTGGATTCAGCTGCGGAGGCCAGCATGGTGACGGTCCA TGACATCGTCCTGATGTCCGAGGAGAAGCAGCGGATCCTCTTGCTCGAGAGG ACTTTACAcatgaaggaagaagaaaacaagcgCCTCAGTCAAAGACTG ATGTCTCAGAGCATGTCGTCTGTGTCGTCACGGCACTCGGACAAGATCGCCATCAGAGA tttcCAGGTAGGCGATTTGGTTCTTATCATCCTGGATGAACGGCACGACAACTACGTGCTGTTCACGGTGGGTCCGACCCTCTACTTCCTGCACTCGGAGTCTCTCACCGCTCTGGACCTCAAACCAG CAACGGGGACCTCAAGACGGCCGTGGGTACTTGGAAAGGTGATGGAGAAGGAATATTGCCAGGCGAAAAAG GCGCAGAACAGGTTCAAGGTTCCTCTGGGAACCAAGTTCTACCGAGTGAAAGCTGTTCCATGGAACAGAAAAGTATAA